The following proteins come from a genomic window of Eubalaena glacialis isolate mEubGla1 chromosome X, mEubGla1.1.hap2.+ XY, whole genome shotgun sequence:
- the GPR101 gene encoding probable G-protein coupled receptor 101 yields MASTCTNSTRENNSSHACVPLSKMPISLAHGIIRSSVLLVFLTASFVGNIVLALVLQRKPQLLQVTNRFIFNLLVTDLLQISLVAPWVVATSVPFFWPLNSHFCTALVSLTHLFAFASVNTIVVVSVDRYLSIIHPLSYPAKMTPRRGYMLLYGTWIVAILQSTPPLYGWGQAAFDEHNALCSMIWGASPSYTILSVVSFVIIPLIVMIACYSVVFGAARRQHALLYNVKSHSLEVRAKDHVENEDEEGEKKDEFQGESEFHGQDEGEIKATEGSVEAKDGSRKAKEGSVETGEGSVEAKGSEEVRESSLVAGEGSTKIQSSKKADKGRLEVTQCNIDLGEDDMEFGEDDIHFSEDDIEAVNITESLPVSRRNSTSDPPLPRCYQCKAAKVIFLIIFSYVLSLGPYCFLAVLAVWVDVQTKVPQWVITIIIWLFFLQCCIHPYIYGYMHKTIKKEIQDMLKKFFCKEKPPKEDSHPDLPGTEAGTEGGTEGKIIPSHDSATSP; encoded by the coding sequence ATGGCGTCCACCTGCACCAACAGCACGCGCGAAAACAACAGCAGCCACGCGTGCGTGCCCCTCTCCAAAATGCCCATCAGCCTGGCGCACGGCATCATCCGCTCGAGCGTCCTGCTCGTCTTCCTCACGGCCTCCTTCGTGGGCAACATAGTGCTGGCGCTCGTGCTGCAGCGCAAGCCGCAGCTGCTGCAGGTGACCAACCGCTTCATCTTTAACCTCCTCGTCACTGACCTGCTGCAGATTTCACTCGTGGCCCCCTGGGTGGTGGCCACCTCCGTGCCCTTTTTCTGGCCCCTCAACAGCCACTTCTGTACCGCCCTGGTTAGCCTCACTCACCTGTTCGCCTTTGCCAGCGTCAACACCATCGTCGTGGTGTCGGTGGATCGCTACCTGTCCATCATCCACCCTCTCTCCTACCCGGCCAAGATGACCCCGCGCCGGGGTTACATGCTCCTCTACGGCACCTGGATCGTGGCCATCCTGCAGAGCACACCCCCACTCTATGGCTGGGGCCAGGCTGCCTTTGacgagcacaatgccctctgctCCATGATCTGGGGGGCCAGCCCCAGCTACACCATTCTCAGCGTTGTGTCCTTCGTCATCATCCCGCTGATTGTCATGATTGCCTGCTACTCTGTGGTGTTCGGTGCAGCCCGCCGGCAGCACGCTCTGCTCTACAACGTCAAGAGCCACAGCTTGGAGGTGCGAGCCAAGGACCACGTGGAGAATGAGGacgaagagggagagaaaaaggatgAGTTCCAGGGTGAGAGCGAGTTCCACGGCCAGGATGAAGGTGAGATCAAGGCCACGGAGGGCAGTGTGGAAGCCAAGGATGGCAGCAGGAAGGCCAAAGAAGGGAGCGTGGAGACCGGTGAGGGGAGCGTGGAGGCCAAGGGCAGTGAGGAGGTCAGAGAAAGCAGCTTGGTGGCCGGCGAAGGCAGCACCAAAATTCAGAGCAGCAAGAAGGCAGACAAGGGCCGCCTAGAGGTCACCCAGTGCAACATTGACTTGGGTGAAGACGACATGGAGTTTGGTGAGGATGACATCCATTTCAGCGAGGATGACATCGAGGCGGTGAACATCACAGAGAGTCTCCCAGTCAGTCGTCGAAACAGCACCAGCGACCCCCCTCTGCCCAGGTGCTACCAGTGCAAAGCTGCTAAAGTGATCTTCCTCATCATCTTCTCCTACGTGCTGTCCCTGGGGCCCTACTGCTTTCTAGCGGTTCTGGCCGTGTGGGTGGATGTCCAAACCAAGGTACCCCAGTGGGTGATCACCATAATTATCTGGCTTTTCTTCCTGCAGTGCTGCATCCACCCCTACATCTATGGCTACATGCACAAGACCATCAAGAAGGAGATCCAGGATATGCTGAAGAAGTTCTTCTGCAAGGAGAAGCCCCCCAAAGAAGACAGCCACCCAGACCTGCCCGGAACCGAAGCCGGCACCGAGGGTGGAACTGAAGGCAAGATCATCCCTTCTCATGATTCTGCCACTTCGCCTTGA